One window of the Triticum dicoccoides isolate Atlit2015 ecotype Zavitan chromosome 3B, WEW_v2.0, whole genome shotgun sequence genome contains the following:
- the LOC119277705 gene encoding protein EARLY RESPONSIVE TO DEHYDRATION 15-like, whose amino-acid sequence MEVVTGSNGGRLNPWAEPFVPGSWCRPAPVQAAAAEVEDFSPEWWRLVASSPSFRDSWLRDYGDLGQLDADEGPDDSDAFFPPPRHNDGEERKGEAAVKKSGGEVAPWGIEKWWRAHVASPPEVPKYAEKAPAKVLGGGRFSPRTIQQPR is encoded by the exons ATGGAGGTGGTGACCGGCAGCAACGGCGGGAGGCTGAACCCGTGGGCGGAGCCCTTCGTGCCGGGGAGCTGGTGCCGCCCCGCCCCCGTGCAGGCGGCCGCGGCGGAGGTCGAGGACTTCTCGCCCGAGTGGTGGCGCCTCGTCGCCTCCTCGCCGTCCTTCCGCGACAGCTGGCTCCGCGACTACGGCGACCTGGGGCAGCTGGACGCCGACGAAGGCCCAGACGACAGCGACGCCTTCTTCCCTCCGCCGCGCCACAACG ATGGGGAGGAGAGGAAGGGAGAAGCCGCCGTCAAGAAGAGCGGGGGCGAGGTGGCGCCCTGGGGGATCGAGAAGTGGTGGCGGGCGCACGTCGCCTCGCCGCCGGAGGTCCCGAAGTACGCGGAGAAGGCGCCTGCTAAGGTCCTGGGCGGCGGCAGGTTCAGCCCCCGCACCATCCAGCAGCCTCGCTAA
- the LOC119277704 gene encoding histone-lysine N-methyltransferase ASHR3-like: MPACAQCSLHQNRMAESVDPSKLMKSWSIWPSTIEGAGPAYDIEEAFRRLPLPYADQEFNIDPIKELESVTKPPPYVHLKHNVYFVKKKCDGDAIEAKCSDCDPPLTCQIRCSCRSVSISCSQACKCSNKCTNRPFRREKRIGVVKTQHCGWGAIALETIEEGDFVIEFVGEVIDGARCEERLQDMRQRRDKNFYMCKVNNNFIIDATFRGNDCRFFNHSCRPNCQLENWQVSGKTRLGVFSLQGIRVGEPLTYNYSFEQHFGPQTECFCGAENCRGKL; the protein is encoded by the exons ATGCCTGCATGTGCACAGTGTTCGCTGCATCAAAACAGAATGGCTGAATCTGTTGATCCTTCAAAGCTAATGAAAAGTTGGAGTATTTGGCCATCAACGATTGAG GGTGCAGGTCCAGCATATGACATTGAG GAAGCCTTCCGGCGATTACCTCTCCCGTATGCTGATCAAGAGTTCAATATTGACCCTATTAAGGAGTTGGAAAGTGTGACAAAACCACCTCCATATGTACATTTGAAGCATA ATGTATATTTCGTCAAGAAGAAatgtgatggtgatgccattgaagCTAAATGCAGTGATTGTGACCCTCCTCTGACCTGTCAAATAAGATGCTCGTGCAG GTCTGTGTCCATTAGCTGCTCTCAGGCTTGCAAGTGCTCAAATAAGTGCACTAACAGACCATTTCGCAGAGAGAAAAGGATCGGGGTTGTTAAG ACACAACATTGTGGATGGGGTGCCATAGCATTGGAAACCATCGAGGAAGGTGATTTTGTGATAGAGTTTGTTGGAGAAG TTATAGATGGCGCGAGATGTGAAGAAAGGCTTCAAGACATGAGACAGCGCCGAGATAAAAATTTCTACATGTGTAAAGTCAACAACAACTTTATAATAGATGCAACATTCAGAGGAAATGATTGCCGCTTTTTTAACCACAGCTGCAGACCTAACTGTCAGTTGGAAAATTG GCAAGTTAGTGGCAAGACAAGGCTAGGTGTGTTTTCTTTACAGGGTATACGAGTGGGTGAGCCCTTGACCTACAATTACAG CTTCGAACAACATTTTGGTCCACAGACAGAATGTTTCTGTGGTGCTGAAAACTGCCGAGGGAAGCTGTGA
- the LOC119277706 gene encoding E3 ubiquitin-protein ligase PUB23-like encodes MAAMAPPTATPAEVPSYFLCPISLQLMRDPVTLPTGISYDRAAISRWLAASAAPAACSTSQRTCPVTRQPLEPELQLTPNHTLRRLIGSWVASISPGSDVEGEVAALRPVHRDELASLLSDAAAAQVGALRKLGELVAECEDTRAMLESQDGVFDALSRVLTGASACSTAREEAVGVLASLRIPEQELVRVVSRHGNLAESLTAVLRSSNLQSRAQAVRLVRSLADVSVPAWVIGLNQELLAEVIRVVRDRVSTRATKAALHALSALCPYGRNRVKIVGAGAVPALVELLLDEPERRVCELALAVLDRLCTCAEGRAELVAHAAGVAVVGKKVLRVSEAASERAVRVLRSVARHAATPAVLQEMAQAGVVGKLCLALRSELCGVKTKEKAHEVLKLHSRIWRSSPCLSPKFLALYPS; translated from the coding sequence ATGGCAGCCATGGCGCCGCCGACCGCGACGCCCGCCGAGGTGCCGTCCTACTTCCTCTGTCCGATCTCGCTCCAGCTCATGCGCGACCCGGTCACGCTGCCCACCGGCATCTCCTACGACCGCGCCGCCATCTCGCGCTGGCTCGCCGCGTCTGCTGCGCCGGCCGCGTGCAGCACCAGCCAGCGCACCTGCCCCGTCACGCGCCAGCCGCTCGAGCCGGAGCTCCAGCTCACGCCCAACCACACCCTCCGCCGCCTCATCGGCTCCTGGGTCGCGTCCATCTCCCCCGGCTCCGACGTCGAGGGGGAGGTGGCCGCGCTGAGGCCCGTGCACCGCGACGAGCTCGCGTCGCTGCTCTCCGACGCCGCCGCTGCCCAGGTCGGCGCGCTCAGGAAGCTGGGGGAGTTGGTGGCCGAGTGCGAGGACACGAGGGCAATGCTGGAGTCCCAGGATGGCGTGTTCGACGCGCTGTCTCGTGTCCTCACCGGCGCCAGCGCTTGCTCCACAGcgcgggaggaggcggtcggggtcCTCGCGTCGCTCCGGATCCCGGAGCAGGAGCTGGTCCGCGTCGTGTCCAGGCACGGCAACCTGGCGGAGTCCCTCACGGCCGTGCTCCGCTCGTCCAACCTGCAGTCGAGGGCGCAGGCCGTGCGGCTCGTGAGGTCCCTGGCCGACGTGTCCGTGCCGGCCTGGGTGATCGGGCTGAACCAGGAGCTCCTCGCCGAGGTGATCCGCGTGGTCCGCGACCGAGTCTCGACGCGCGCCACCAAGGCGGCGCTCCACGCGCTCTCCGCGCTCTGCCCGTACGGCCGGAACCGCGTCAAGATCGTCGGCGCGGGCGCGGTGCCGGCGCTCGTGGAGCTGCTGCTGGACGAGCCCGAGCGGCGGGTCTGCGAGCTCGCGCTGGCCGTGCTGGACCGGCTGTGCACGTGCGCCGAGGGGCGCGCCGAGCTGGTGGCGCACGCGGCGGGCGTGGCCGTGGTGGGCAAGAAGGTGCTGCGGGTGTCGGAGGCGGCCAGCGAGCGGGCGGTGCGCGTGCTGAGGTCCGTCGCACGGCACGCGGCGACGCCGGCCGTGCTGCAGGAGAtggcgcaggccggcgtcgtgggcaagcTGTGCCTGGCGCTGCGGTCCGAGCTGTGCGGGGTGAAGACCAAAGAGAAGGCGCACGAGGTGCTCAAGCTGCACTCCAGGATCTGGAGGAGCTCACCGTGCTTGTCTCCCAAGTTCTTGGCGCTCTACCCTTCGTGA